AGGAGGAGCCGCTCAACCGGGCCACCTTCAGAATCCTGCCTCCGTCCCGGGATCACGCCCCGGAACGCCTGTACAACGTCAGGAAAGGGATAGGGCGTTCAACAGAGCATGGAAGCGTTCCTTTCCCGCGCGGGCCCGTGCACGGCGGGCGATCCGGCGCTCCCGCGGAGACAGCAATCCCTCCTGGAGAGCCTGGTGGGCCTGGGCACGTCGATCGTTGATGCGCTGGAGGAGCTCACTTGCCCGCAGTGATTCGGGCTCAGATGCGAAGCTTTCCGCGGCAGAATTTTCAACAGCGCACAGGCCCTGACGTGCCAACGCCTCATCCCGGTCGCACGCCTGCATTTCCTGCTCGTAGTGCGCGAGGAGGCCCGCTGGAGAGCGACGATAACGCTGCTCTTCGATCCGCATCAGGTGAAGACGCTTGCGTTCCTGCAGGTGTTCCGCGGACCACTTGTCCAGGTCAAGGGATCGTCCCCAAGGATCGGTCAGCCCCACTGCGGCCTGCCGGGCCGCCGCAACCATCCGCGGTCTGTTCTCCTGCCAGCGTGCTCTGGCCATGGCCGTTTCCGATTCAGCAGCTCGACCTCCCAAGAGGGGACGCAGTCGCCCCATCTCCCCCTGTGGGGGCCACGCGGCAACTGGAACAAAGACAGCTGGGAGGGGCAGAGCACGCTGCGGGTCGTCGTGGGTATACCAGTTCGTGAACGAGAGACCCAAGACCCCGTTGCGCTCTTCCCGGGCCGCCCAAGCACTGTTGGACCCACATCCCCCATGGCCACACGAACAGGTCGCGGCCCGCACCACCTGAGTCCCGTCCGCCTCCTCCACATCTTCAGGCTGGACCTCAAAATAGGCGTCTTCTGGAGAAGGAGACGGATCACGCAGTCCAGCTGGATTCGCCGCCTGGGCCCTACGGAGCATGGCCCAGGCGAACGACGCAAACGGGAGACCGGCTACGGCCAACTGTGGAAGCCAGGCTGCCTGGGGCACGTCAGCCAGGTTGTCGTCAGGCTCCCAGTGGGGATGCGTGGTCTGCGTGAGATAGAGGAAACCAATCAGGGCTTCAGGCATTCAATCTCCGGCAGCAGGACGGCAAGAGGGCGACGTGTAGCGGCCACAACAGTTCTGTATCGGCTCCTGCCTGGATCAGGAAGATCGCCCCAGCACCCGAGGCACGAGCTTGACAGTATCGAGCAGGTCAGATGTGGACCAGAACGTGTTCAGGCCCGGTCTGATCCAGGTGTTGAGAGGGGTACAGACGCGTTGATGCGGTCCACCAAAGGCATCGCGTACTTAAGGTATCCGTCCAATGTTCCGGAACTCAATGCGTCACGGTTACCAGAGTAATAGAGGTTGCGCAGGAGCACACTCAGGCGCACCGCGTCTCGCTCCCGGTGGTCACCCAGAAATTCCCACAGATCTTCTTCATTCCCGTGGCCGTACACGAACAGCAGCAAATAAAGCGGCTTGGGCCGAGCCTTATCGGGAGGCATGCGTACCACCCGGATTGGCCAGGTCACCTGAGCCATTTCCCAGAGGGCCTGGTGTAGCGGGAGCTGCCGGCGCAGCGCCGTGAAGTGTTTCATGGCAGCGTCCGAGCAAAGAACTTGGTCCGTCGGGGCGACAGGTGTATCCCCCCTTTGAACTGGTCGCAGGGTAAAGGTGGCCGGAGCCGTCTGCATGAACGGCGACGCCGCGCCCAACGTCTTGATGCTGTGGTAAAGCGTTCTGGACATCGACGCGCTCGGAGTTTTCCCGCTGGTGCTCCAGAGGCCCTGGGCGAGTACGCGGTTGGTGAGCTCCTCCACGTGGAGGGGGGTTGCGGCCTGGTTGAGCACGATCTGCGCGGCCTGTGCAAGGGTTGTCGGGGCAGTGTGGGTCATGGTTTGTCCTGAGAGGTGGCAATGAGAAAGTCTTGGGCGTATGAATCGCCCGGTCAGGGCATTTCTGGAACAGAACACAGCTTCCTGCGTGTCCTGGCCTGTTTGCGGTGAACAATGGCCCGCTCCGGCCGGGGGAAGCACCCTCTCGAACAGCGTGCCGCGACGATCCTCCGTGACGGCTTGGAAGAACTCGGGGAACAGGCTGGGCACTCCCTTCCGGGCACAGCGCAGGTGATTTTCGGCGTGGGCGTGACACCGCTGGCTCGGCAGCACCAGCAGATTGCCGGGTTCATTCTTGGTGCTGTCACCGTCCCAGTGATGGACGATCTCGCCAGGAGCCAAAGGACGGGCCAGCAACTGCTCGGCCAGGACCCGGTGCAGCGAGCGGACCTCGCCCGCCGTCTTGTCCCGTATTTTCCGGTAGGTCTTGTGCCGTCTCACCCACTGGCCTTCTCACCTGTCAGGACACTTGAACGCCGAAGTTCGTCACCACCGCTTCCAGGCCGCCCTTGAACCCCATGCCCAGGGCGCGGAACTTCCACGCCCCATTGTGGCGGTACAGCTCGCCGAACAGCATGGCCGTGACCTCGTCGAAGTCCCGCTGCAACTCGAAGCGGGCCAGTTCTTCCCCGTCTTCCAAGTTCTGCAGGCGGATGTATGCACCGTCAACCAAGCCGAAGTGTTTGTCCTCGGCGTCATGGATGGTCGCGCAAATCACCACCTTGGAGATCTCGGCGGGGACCCGGTCCAGTCGAACAGTCAAGCGTTCATCGTCCCCTTCACCTGCGCCGTCTGTGTTGTCACCGCCGTAATGCACGCTCAGCGCTGGATCACTCGGGTTGTTGTAGAACACCAACTCCTCGTCGCCGCGCAGTTTTCCATTGGGCTGTACCAGCAAGGCGCTGGCGTCCAGGTCAAACGGGACAGTGCCTTCAGGAAAATTCCAGCCCAGACCTATCCTGACCAGACTCAGACCGGGGCGCTCCGCCGTTAAGGGGACGTTTGCGCCAGGCGTCATTACACCAGTCATGCGCGCCCCGCTTTGACCAGTTCAGCGTTCGGGCGCTCAAAAAGCCAGGCGATATCAGCCAGATCAATAAATGACAGATCATCTGCCGTAGGTTTGTGAATGGCCACCACGCGCTCGGCCTGATGCTTCAAGATCGTCTCAAAAACATTGCGTACATCGCGGGCATTCCCGAAGTTCTCCCCTCTGCTCTCATAAAGCGTCGAGAAGTGATTCTTCAATTGATGCTTGGCGATCTGTGTGGAGCTGTAACCGTGCTTATCGCACAGATATGTAAATATGTTGAGCAATTCCTCGCCATCATAGTCATCGAAATGAACAAATCGATTGAATCTAGAGCGAAGTCCTGGATTGGTTTCTAGAAACTCATTGATTGGCGCAGTGTATCCCGCCACGATAATGATCAAATCGTCTCGGTGATCTTCCATGGCTTTGAGCAGAGTGTTGATGGCTTCCTGACCATAAGAATCGCGAGCATCTGTTTTGAGAGCGTAAGCCTCATCAATGAACAAGATGCCTCCCCGTGCTGACTGAACAGCCGCCTGAACTTTACCGGCGGTCTGACCTAAATAATCAGCAATGAGGCCACTGCGGTCAACTTCTACAAGGTGGCCCTCTTCCAACAGGCCAATCTCACGGTATATTTGGGCAAGTAGCCGTGCAACAGTCGTTTTCCCGGTCCCGGGGTTCCCAGTAAAGACCATGTGGAGGCTTAGGGGCATGGCAGGAAGCCCCATCTCCTCACGGAGCTGACGCACGCGCACCAGATTGGTGGCAGCAACGACCTCCTGCTTTACACGTTGTAATCCAACCATAGAACGCAGTTCCGTCAGCAGATCATCCAAAGAGGGCTCTTTCTCCTCTTGCTTCTTTACCCTCTCAATCTCTTTACTGGTCCCCTTTTTCAGGGCTTGCCTTGTGACCTCACGGCATTCGACGGCCAAGTCGATGAGGTTCGAGATTATCTCACTTAAAACACGTACTTCCACTTCTAACTTGTTGCCATCCACCGCGATAACGATATTGCCGAACTTTTCGATAAGTCCGATAATCGCATCGGTATATCTGGTATTCTTGACTGCATCAAAATAAACGGCGGCTTTCAAAAAATTAGGCAGGGCAGTAGATTTCGAATGATTCCTGCTTGAAAGAACACGCAGGCGTTCCTCAATGGTTTTTTCGGCATTGCTAGAAAAGTACTGCTTGGCTAGTTCCAGCTCCTGTCTATGCACCAGTCCATCTGAATAAATAAGATGGCCCATCAAGCTCAATATGTAGATATACGACTCAGAGGGCAAAGTTCTTTCCTGTTCTCTGAGCGTCCAGACATCAGCGTCTTCAATTTCTTGAAGGTAAGCCTCGATTCTTCGCGATGTCTGCTGAGCGCGTTCTATCAGGGGATTCATAGCTCCAGATCTTAACAATTGGGCTTATAGAGGTCATCCTAAAATGACCTCCCCCCCAGTGTGTGTATTGCTTATCCTCAGGAGTTGCGTTTTGCATAGCGGAGTGAATAGCTATGGCAAGTGCAGTGACATAGCGTCCCTACGCTCTTCATAGGTGCCACTCTTGAATTCGCTTCGTCGCACGCAGACATCCTCTGCGCTGCCCGCACCCTTCTCTTGCAACTCCGGCCCACCAATACCCGCCTCACCCCACATGACGTCGGGCGCCTCACCCTTGAGGCAGGCTTGTGGGCGCTGACCGACGAGGTGCAGGCGAGAGAGCAAGGGTTGTACGGCAGCCTGCTGCTCCTGCAGTCGCCGCCCCCACGCCCACGCTCCTCCAAGTCCTCCCCGTCCACGCACCCTCCTACCCGTCCCTGGACCGCTGGCTCACGCCTACCGAGATCGCCGAGGTGCGCCACCGGGTGGGCGAACTGCGCTATCCCTGGTCTCTCGACGAGACGGTGAGATACGGGGTCATGCAGACGAGCTACCGGGTCATCAGGCCCTGCTGGATCAGGACCAGGCCTGCAACCCCCCAAGCTGCAGATACGCACTTATGACCTGCAGATCACGCTGGGAATGGCCTACCTGTCCCTCCCCGCCCTACGCGAGTGGGTAGACGGCCCGCTCAAGCTACGCTACGGGGCCACGGGCCAGCACAGGCGAGAAGCTGAAGCAGTCCACGCCGTGCTGCGACAGGCCGATCTGCCCTGGGCAAGGCGGGTGACGCTGCGTGAACCGAACACGCAGGTGGCGATGCGGGTGACCACGGCGTTTGCCAAGGCCCTGCGGCTCGCGCCACCTGCCGGGCTGAACTGCACCATCGCAGAGCTGCACACGAGGCCGCTGGCGCTCGACATCGCCGACAAGCAGGTGCGCGCTCAGATCCACCAATTGCTGCGAGACCGCGCCAACGTGTGTCCCTAAACTCGTCCGGGCTACCGCCTTCTGCCTTTGCCCCTCTTCCTGGCCCGGCACTCGATGCATGGATTTGACAGGAGCTGAATACCACCCTATATTGAAGGAATCAAGGCGGCCTGCGGGCCGCTTTTTCCTTATTGATTACGTTCCCCTATGCCGGGCCGGGCCGCCATGTTCTAACAAATTGGAACATTCCCCAGGATTAGAATGGAAGGGCACGACCGCTGCCCACTCTGTTGCACCTCTCGTCCCCGGTCGAGCAGGAGTCATCATGGTCAATATCCGCGTTGAGAACAGGAAGACTGGCACCAGCGGCATTTATTTCTTCTCGCAGGTTCCACGCATCGGTGAGTCCGTGAGGATTGGAACCACCGCTTACCGGGTGAAGGACGTGCAACACGTCGCGGGCGATCCTACCGACAACATCCCCCCTGCATTCACGCAGATTCTGGTCGAGGCAGGCTAGATCTAACGCACTTCGTGATCTGACCGCCACCGAACTGGCGGACCTCCGCGCGCGCTTATGCCGCCGACCATGGCCAGGGCGACAACGCTCCCTGTCCTGCCGAGCAGACCGCCCTGGCAGCCTACTTAGGCTGTCACGAGGACATGCGTGCCGCAGCCTTCGCCGTGTAGTGCGAGGAACTCGGCGGCGTCACTGAGGACGAGGCCGCGTACTGGCTGGACGTGGAATTCATCGAGCCGTGTCCCGAGGGCCGCACTGTCTAAGATCCGTTTCGGTGAGCGTATGGGAAGCATCGATGGGTTCATCCCCGTGTGAAGTTGTAGGCAGTGTAGATTTTGCCTTCTTCACGCCAACGGCACCGCCGCAAATGTGCCATGAAACGTGTGCGGCAGTGGTTATAGTGGGCCGCATTCATGACGATTTCACCCGATGTGTACGCCCAAGGCGTTGACGTCTTTTTGCAGCGTTCCATGGCTGAGTGGGGCCAAGGACTACGCGCCCACCACCAAGGTCTCACGGGTGAGCAGCCGGACGCCGGGCAGGTCCGCGCCTGGGCCAACTGTCAGTGGGTCTTACAAGCTGCCCTGGGTGAGCTCGCAGTGGATCAGCCGGAACTCTTGGCCTGCACCCTGGCCTTCGAGTACGAGCTGCCCCGTGAACGTGGGCGGCGTCCGGACGTCATCCTGCTGACCTGTGACCGGGTGTTGGTGCTGGAGTTCAAAGACCATCCTTTTCCCACTCCCGTGCAAGAAGCAGCACATGAAGACCAGGTGGCCGCCTACGCCCGTGACCTGCAGCACTACCACGCCGCCTCACATGGGCTCCTGGGGCGCCCAGTGCTGGTATATACCCAGCGCCCAGGGCTACAGGAGCAACGCGGTGAGGTGACGGTGGTGGGGCCCGATACCTTGAGGGATTACCTGAGGGCCGAGGTCCAGGCAGGCCCCCGGCAGTTCGATCACGACGCCTGGCTCAACGCGGATTACGCGCCCCTCCCCACCCTGGTCAGCGCAGCCCGCCGGCTCTTTGAACACGAACCCCTCCCCGCCATCCGACGTGCGGAGAGTGCCGGCATCGAGGAGACGGTGGCGGATTTGGTGGAGGCGGCCCGACAGGCCCACGAGCGAGGGGAGCATCACCTCGCCCTGGTCACCGGTGTACCTGGCGCGGGCAAGACCCTGGTTGGGTTGCAGTTCGTCTACGCCCGGACACTGGGGGAAGACGACGCCGCACGGGACGCGGTGTTTCTCTCGGGCAATGGTCCCTTGGTGAGCGTGCTGCAACACGCTCTGGGCAATAAGGTTTTCGTGCAAGGCGTCCACGACTTTCTCAAGCAGTACGGCGCCCACCGGAAGCGGCTTCCCGAAGAACACATCTGGGTCTACGACGAAGCTCAGCGCGCTTGGGACGCGCAGCAGGTCCTGGAAAAGCGTGGGCACGCGACAAGTGAGCCGGAGGATTTCCTCCGGCTTGGAGCCCAGATGCCTGGCTGGGCCATGCTGGTGGGCTTGATCGGTGAGGGCCAGGAAATCTACATCGGCGAAGAGGGAGGCTTGGCCGCGTGGAACGCGGCGCTAGAGGGCAGCGACAAGTCCTGGATCCTGCACGCCCCCCAGAAGATCACCCATCTCTTCCCGAACGCCGCGCAGGTGTTGAGCGATGACACGCTGGACCTCACGGTGTCCCTGCGCTCCCACCTGGCCGAAGACCTGTACCGCTGGGTGCGCGCCCTACTCGACGGCGAGGGGGGAGAGGCTAGAGAGCTCATCAAACGTGTTGAATCCCAAGGGTTCGAGGTGTACCTGACCCGTGACGTGGAAGCGGCCAAAGCCTACGTGCGGACTCGGTACGAGGACGCCGAGGACAAGCGCTACGGCCTGCTGGCGTCGAGCAAGGCGAGCAATCTCAAAACCGTGGGGCTTGACACCTGGAACCTGGGCATCAAGGCGTATCAGGCGGGCCCGTGGTTTAACAATCGTCCCACAGACCCAAAATCTTGCTGCCAGCTCATCCACATCGCTTCTGAGTTCGTGTGCCAGGGCCTGGAACTTGACTTCCCGATTCTGTGCTGGGGCAGTGACTTGAAGTGGGATGGGCAGGCGTGGTGTTCGCCTGTGCCCCGGACACCGGCGGCGGGGAAACGGGCGCCAGAAGATCCGCATCGTCTCCGGCTCAACTCGTACCGCGTGCTGCTGACCCGCGGGCGAGACGGGATGATCCTGTACGTGCCGGACCAGCGTACCTTGGACCAGACCTACGGGTATCTGCGGGAACTGCATCTTCCAGAATTGCCTCTGTAGGACGAGGATATATCGCTGCCTATGGCAACGCCGCCACTCCTGGATTATCCGAATCCAGTGAAGGAGCAGCGGGGCGACGTTTCACGTCGCCCCGCTGCTCCTTCAGCTACTGCGCAACAGGTCTTCAGGCGAGGCCGTTGAGGACGAAAGGGGCCCAGGCACTGACGGGTTGTTCCTCCGCGAGCATCCGCAGTTTCTCCTCCCGGACCGCGTCCTGCCAGGACGCGCCGTTCAGCCGCGCGGTGTACACATTCCCCATCCACTGCGGCGTCGTGGCGTCCAACACCGGCCACAGCGTCGTGATGGTCCGCTGCGCGCCGGCCAGGAATGCCGCTTGCGACAGACCCGCCACCCCCCGCCCAGCTGTCATATCCCCCAGCCCTGAGTTGCACGAGGAGAACGTCACCAGTTCCGTGCCGCGCAAATTCAGGCTCCCCAGTTCCCAGGCCCGCAAGACCCCCTGGAAGTTGCGCCGGGTGTAGCCGTCAAGCAGCACCACGGCCCGCGAGAAGGGATGCGCTGGATCGTACCGGGGATCGAGTCGCTCAGCCCGCTGGTACAGCGGGCGGGTCTGTTCGGCGTCCCAGACGTCTGAGTGCGTCGAGAAGTGCAGCACCCAGGGAGCCACCCCGATGTTCAGCAGGGTCTGCTCTGAAGCGTCGGGGCTCAGGTGAGAGACCACGGAGCGCCCGCGCTCCGTGAGCAGCGCGGTCAGCATGCGAATCTCCTGCTCAGTGCCGTTCAGGTTGCCGTAGCGGGGCAGACTGTCAGCTCCACCAGTCGTCATGACCGCGCTACGCGTCGCAAAGTGCACTGGTGCGGAGCGTAAGTCTGGAGGGAGATTCATAGCCTCGGTCTCAGTTCCCTCTTGATCGCTGTCGCCGTGTTCCTCGAAGGACTGAACGCCCAGCAGCACGGCAGGACTCGTGGCGCTTCCTGGCACGGACTCAAGACGGTGCAGGCGCAGCAGATCCCGAGGGGTAGGCACCAGGCGGGTACTGACCTGCGCCAGCAGCGGACGGGCACCGGACGCGTCCGGTGCGCACAGCAGGTCCCACGGCAGACCGTACAGGAAGCCGTCGCCACTGATGACCAGTCGTTTGAGATCCTCTCCCAGGCCCAGCAGCCCGGCGATGGGAGCGATCAGGGACGCGTACAACCCCTGCAGGGGACGCAGCAAAGGAGTTTCGTGTAGCAGGAGGCCGGGATCCCCCAGGACTTGGCGCAGGTGGGCCACCTGCGCCTCAAGGTCTGACGCGGCGTAGCGGTGTAGGTGATGCCGTCCGTCCTGGTGCAGGATCTGGGCGTACACCGCGTCTTCCGAGACAAACAGGTTCAGCAGCGCTTCATCGTCCTGCAGAGCGGACTGCACCGCGGGGGGGGTGATCATGCGCAGTTGTAGTTCTTCGGCGAGCCGGGCCCCTTCGGGGTCCGTGTGAATCTGCCGCTCCAGGGTCTCGAGCTGGGCGGTAACCTCCTGCACCCGCAGGAGGTCTTGGGCGTCGGCGCTGTACTGCAAGCGCGCCATCTCAGCCTGCAGGGCCTGAAGCTCGTCGAGGCGGTCCCGGAAGGTTCCGGTAGCATTGGCCTGCAGGATGCTAGTCAGACCCTGCTCAATGTCAGCGTTGCCTTTGAATGTGAGCAGGGCAGTCACTGTGCTGGTAGGGAGCTGGGCACATAGAGTGAGTGTTTGGGCGAAGGTATCGGGCAGAGAGACCTGCGTGGTGGTGCCCGGTCCCCAGTAGGTTTTGCTAACGGTGGGGAACTGGTCGTTGTGCAAGTGAATGGTAAGAGCTTCCGTTGCAGCGGCGAGGGCATCCTCATAGCGGCGCATGTCTTTGAGGACGAGAGCAGTGTTCTCTAGGCTGACGGCAATGAACGGGTGCCTTTCGGGGAGGTTGGCCCGCTCAATGGTGAGTGCTTCCTCGTGGCGCGCAAAAGCGTCGTCGTAGCGGCCCAGTTCGTGGAGGATACGGGCACTGTTGTGTAGGCTGACGGCGAGGAACAGGTGACCTTGGGGAAGAGCAGCGCGCTGGATGGACAGGGCTTCCTCGTAGCATTCGAGGGCCTCGTCATAACGGCACAGTTCGCGGAGAACGCCGCCTATGTTGTTGAGGATGTCGGCGATATCTGGGTGGTTGTGGGGGAGAGCGGCACGCTTGATGGTGAGAACTTCTTTGTACTTGGCAAGAGCTTCGTCGTAGCGACCAAGGCCAGCGAGAACGCTGGCGCTATCCATAAGGTGGCTCGCAGGGTCCGGGTGTCCATGGGGGAAGGCGGTGCGCTGAATGACGAGCGCTTCCTCTTGGAATGCGAGGGCCTCGTCGTAGCGACGTAGATTGCGGAAGACAGCCGCGATACACTTAAGGGTGTCAGCGATATCTGGGTGGCTGTGGGGAAGGGCGGCACGCTTAATGGTGAGGGCTTCTTCATAACGGGCGAGGGCCTCGTCGTAGCGGCGCAGGTCTGTGAGGACGTTGGCGCTGTTGTGGAGGATGCTAGCGATATGAGGTTGCTTGTCAGAGAGGATAGTTCTTCTGATGGTAAGCGCCTTCTCATACTGTTCGAGAGCCTCGTCGTAGCGGCGCAATACGGCGAGGACATTGGCGACAAGAACGAGGCTGTCTGCGATGAGTGGATCGTTGTTAGGAAGGGTGGCGCGGCGGATGGTGAGGGCTTCCTCATGGATAGAGAGGGCCTCGTCGTAGCGGCGCAGGTCTTTGAGGACATTGGTGCTGTGGTTGAGAATGTTGGCGAACACCACTCCCCCCCGCATGGCCCGCCGCTGGGCTCCCAACGCAAGCGCGAAGACCGTCAACCGCGTGCCTGGTGTTTTCATGGCATGCTCTGCACGCCCCAACGCTTCCAGCACCTGAACATGTTCAGGGTAATTCCCCGGGTCTTTTTTCAGCAGACTGGTATGTGCGTTGCGGTACGCCTGTACCTGCCAATCAGCGGGCAAGCGGGCGATGCGGGTTAGTTCGGCGTTCAATCGGCTCATACTCCTCCAGGGGCGTCGGGTTACCGGCCCGACTTCAATCAGTTCAGGGGGCGGGTCGAATCCATGGCCGACGCGGCTTGTAACACTGTTACCTGGGCCACGTGCGAACTGGGATTGCCCCGCTGTTGTGTAGTTGAGGTTAAGCGATTTGAGCTTGGCATTAGTACTCGTAAGGCGTCAGTACTCGTAAGGCGTCAAGTTGAGCTTGCCTCAGTCTTGCGCATTTACAGTTAGGCCCCTGCGTTGGCGTTGAGCTGCTCGAGTTTTGCGGGGCCTTGTAACCCAGGGGCGAATGTCGGCGCTGCCGTCTGGTCTCGCTCCATGTTTTACTTATTCAGGCGAGGCCGTTAAGGACGAAAGGGGCCCAGGCACTGACGGGTTGTTCCTCCGCGAGCATCCGCAGTTTCTCCTCCCGGACCGCGTCCTGCCAGGACGCGCCGTCCAGCCGCGCGGTGTACACATTCCCCATCCACTGCGGCGTCGTGGCGTCCAACACCGGCCACAGCGTGGTGATGGTCCGCTGCGCGCCGGCCAGGAACGCCGCTTGCGACAGACCTGCCACCCCCCGCCCAGCTGTCATATCCCCCAGCCCTGAGTTGCACGAGGAGAACGTCACCAGTTCCGTGCCGCGCAAATTCAGGCTCCCCAGTTCCCAGGCCCGCAAGACCCCCTGGAAGTTGCGCCGGGTGTAGCCGTCAAGCAGCACCACGGCCCGTGAGAAGGGATGCGCCGGATCGTAGCGGGGATCGAGTCGCTCGGCCCGCTGATAAAGCGGGCGGGTCTGTTCGGCGTCCCACACGTCTGAGTGCGTCGAGAAGTGCAGCACCCAGGGAGCCACCCCGATGTTCAGCAGGGTCTGTTCTGAAGCGTCGGGGCTCAGGTGGGAGCTCACGGCGCGCCCGCGCGCCGTGAGCAGCGAGCTCAGGGTCCCGATCTCCTGCGCCGTGCCGTTCAGGTTGCCGTACCGGGGCAACTCGGCCGTGCCGCCGGTCATCACCACCGCACTGCGCGTCGCAAAGCGCCCTGGTGCGGAGCGCAACTCTGGCGGGGGATTCACGGCCCCGTTCTCGGGTGCCTCTTGATCGCTGTCAACGTCTTCTTCAAAGGACTGAACGCCCAACAGCACGGCGGGATTCATGTCGCTTCCCGGCACAGACGCAAGACGGTGGAGGCGCAGCAGGTCCCGGGGGGTGGGCACCAGGCGGGTACTGACCTGGGCCAGCAGGGGACGGGCACCGGACGCGTCCGGTGCGCACAGCAGGTCCCATGGCAGACCGTACAGGAAGCCGTCGCCGCTGATGACCAGTTGCTTGAGGTCTCCTTCCAAGCCCAATAATCCAGCGATGGGCGTGATTAGCGCCGCATACAACCCCTGCAGGGGTTGCAGCAGGGCCGCCTCGTGCAACAGGAGACCAGGATCCCCCAGCACCAGGCGCAGGTGGGCCACCTGCTCTTCGAGATCTGAGGCGGCGTAGCGGTGCAGGTGATGCCGGCCGTCCTGATGCAGGACCTGGGCGTAGACCGCGTCCCCCGAGACGAACAAGTTCAGCAGCGCTTCATCGTCGTGCAACGCGGACTGCACCGCGGGGGGGGTGATCATGCGCAGTTGCAGTTCTTCGGCGAGGCGGGCTCCTTCGGGGTCCGTGTGAATCTGCTGTTCGAGCTGCTGGAGTTGGCGGGTGACCTCCTGCACCCGCAGGAGGTCCTGGGCGTCGGCGCTGTACTGTAAACGCGCCATCTCGGCCTGCAGGGCCTGCAGCTCGTCGAGGCGAACACAGAAGGGACCAGTGGCATTGGCATGCAGGATGCTGGTCAGGCCCTGCTCGATGTCGGCGTTGCCTTTGTACGTCAGCAGGGCCGTGATCACATCACCAGGAAGCTCAGGGACCTCAGGATGAGTAGCAAGCTCCAGCAGGAGAGCCAGGGTGTCGGGCACGGACTCGTCGAATTCGGCCGCATCTCCCCACAGGGTCTTGCTGATTTGCGGGAACTGCTCGTTGTACAGCAAGATGTTCAGCGCCTCGGTGGCGTGGGGCAGGCCTTGTTCCGGCTGACCGAGCTCACCGAGAACGCGAGCCACGCGGTGCAGAGTCTGGGCAGTCTGGGGATGGTGTTTGGGGAGGGCCCCTCGCCAGATCTTGAGGGCATGCCGGTAGCTCTGGACAGCGTCGTCGTAGCGGCGTAGGTCCGTGAGGACATTGCCCAGGTTGTGAAAACTTAAGGCGAAGAGTGGATGTCCGGCGGGCAGGGCTGCCCGCCGGATCACCAGAGCTTCCTCGTGCTTTTCGAGGGCCTCGTCAAGGCGGTTGAGCTTCTGGAGCACATTGGCCAGGTTGTTCAGGCTGGCCGCGGTGAGTCGATCTCCAGCCAGCAGGGACTGACGTCTGATCTTTAGCGCTTCCTCGTGCTTTTCGAGGGCCTCATCAAAGCGACTGAGTTCGTAAAGTGCATTGCCCAGATTGTTCAGGATATTCGCGATGCGTGGATCTCCATCGGGCAGGGCCGCCCGTTGGATCATCAGGGCTTCTTCGTGCTTTTCGAGCGCCTCATCGAAGCGACGGAGTTCGTAAAGTGCAGTGCCCAGATTGTTTAGGCTGATAGCGATATCCGGGTGTCCAGCGGGCAAGCCCTCCCGTTTGATCGCCAGAGCCTCTTGATGCCCGAGAAGCGCCTCATCGAAGCGGCGGAGGTCGGAGAGCACGAGGGCCATGTTCATCAGGCTGTCCGCGATGAGTGGATCTCTATGGGGCAGGGCCGCCCGCCGGGTTGCCAGAGTCTCCCCGCGCATTTCGAGAGCCTCATCGAAGCGGCGGAGCTCGGCAAGCACAGTGGCTAGGTTGTTCAGGAAACCCGCGAAGACAACACCTCTGCGCAAGTGGCGGCCCTGCAGTTCCAAGGCGACCGCAAAGAC
The genomic region above belongs to Deinococcus humi and contains:
- a CDS encoding AAA family ATPase, whose protein sequence is MNPLIERAQQTSRRIEAYLQEIEDADVWTLREQERTLPSESYIYILSLMGHLIYSDGLVHRQELELAKQYFSSNAEKTIEERLRVLSSRNHSKSTALPNFLKAAVYFDAVKNTRYTDAIIGLIEKFGNIVIAVDGNKLEVEVRVLSEIISNLIDLAVECREVTRQALKKGTSKEIERVKKQEEKEPSLDDLLTELRSMVGLQRVKQEVVAATNLVRVRQLREEMGLPAMPLSLHMVFTGNPGTGKTTVARLLAQIYREIGLLEEGHLVEVDRSGLIADYLGQTAGKVQAAVQSARGGILFIDEAYALKTDARDSYGQEAINTLLKAMEDHRDDLIIIVAGYTAPINEFLETNPGLRSRFNRFVHFDDYDGEELLNIFTYLCDKHGYSSTQIAKHQLKNHFSTLYESRGENFGNARDVRNVFETILKHQAERVVAIHKPTADDLSFIDLADIAWLFERPNAELVKAGRA
- a CDS encoding winged helix-turn-helix domain-containing protein, translating into MLARPLAPGEIVHHWDGDSTKNEPGNLLVLPSQRCHAHAENHLRCARKGVPSLFPEFFQAVTEDRRGTLFERVLPPAGAGHCSPQTGQDTQEAVFCSRNALTGRFIRPRLSHCHLSGQTMTHTAPTTLAQAAQIVLNQAATPLHVEELTNRVLAQGLWSTSGKTPSASMSRTLYHSIKTLGAASPFMQTAPATFTLRPVQRGDTPVAPTDQVLCSDAAMKHFTALRRQLPLHQALWEMAQVTWPIRVVRMPPDKARPKPLYLLLFVYGHGNEEDLWEFLGDHRERDAVRLSVLLRNLYYSGNRDALSSGTLDGYLKYAMPLVDRINASVPLSTPGSDRA
- a CDS encoding DNA/RNA helicase domain-containing protein; this translates as MTISPDVYAQGVDVFLQRSMAEWGQGLRAHHQGLTGEQPDAGQVRAWANCQWVLQAALGELAVDQPELLACTLAFEYELPRERGRRPDVILLTCDRVLVLEFKDHPFPTPVQEAAHEDQVAAYARDLQHYHAASHGLLGRPVLVYTQRPGLQEQRGEVTVVGPDTLRDYLRAEVQAGPRQFDHDAWLNADYAPLPTLVSAARRLFEHEPLPAIRRAESAGIEETVADLVEAARQAHERGEHHLALVTGVPGAGKTLVGLQFVYARTLGEDDAARDAVFLSGNGPLVSVLQHALGNKVFVQGVHDFLKQYGAHRKRLPEEHIWVYDEAQRAWDAQQVLEKRGHATSEPEDFLRLGAQMPGWAMLVGLIGEGQEIYIGEEGGLAAWNAALEGSDKSWILHAPQKITHLFPNAAQVLSDDTLDLTVSLRSHLAEDLYRWVRALLDGEGGEARELIKRVESQGFEVYLTRDVEAAKAYVRTRYEDAEDKRYGLLASSKASNLKTVGLDTWNLGIKAYQAGPWFNNRPTDPKSCCQLIHIASEFVCQGLELDFPILCWGSDLKWDGQAWCSPVPRTPAAGKRAPEDPHRLRLNSYRVLLTRGRDGMILYVPDQRTLDQTYGYLRELHLPELPL
- a CDS encoding TerD family protein, translated to MTPGANVPLTAERPGLSLVRIGLGWNFPEGTVPFDLDASALLVQPNGKLRGDEELVFYNNPSDPALSVHYGGDNTDGAGEGDDERLTVRLDRVPAEISKVVICATIHDAEDKHFGLVDGAYIRLQNLEDGEELARFELQRDFDEVTAMLFGELYRHNGAWKFRALGMGFKGGLEAVVTNFGVQVS